In Actinomycetota bacterium, one genomic interval encodes:
- a CDS encoding HNH endonuclease, with the protein MCSVRRALVLLLKEKAEILEHRPRAIRGVSRDYPSPHVIRLVYRVKVPRYEARRMSRRALFARDGYACQYCGSRAKLTVDHVVPRSRGGDSSWFNVVTSCATCNARKGDALCDEVHMYPRSKPRPPRPDVFIDVATPRRPEEWTPYLAAA; encoded by the coding sequence GTGTGCTCTGTCAGGCGTGCCCTCGTGCTGCTGCTCAAGGAGAAGGCGGAGATCCTCGAGCACCGCCCGCGCGCGATCCGCGGCGTGTCGCGCGACTACCCATCCCCCCACGTGATCCGCCTGGTCTACCGCGTGAAGGTGCCCCGCTACGAGGCCCGCCGCATGAGCCGGCGCGCACTGTTCGCCCGTGACGGCTACGCGTGCCAGTACTGCGGCAGCCGCGCCAAGCTTACCGTCGACCACGTGGTGCCCCGCAGCCGTGGGGGTGATTCGTCGTGGTTCAACGTGGTCACCTCCTGCGCCACCTGCAACGCGCGCAAGGGCGATGCGCTCTGCGACGAGGTGCACATGTATCCGCGCAGCAAGCCCCGCCCGCCCCGCCCCGACGTTTTCATCGACGTCGCCACGCCCCGGCGCCCGGAGGAGTGGACGCCCTACCTGGCCGCCGCGTAG
- the pheA gene encoding prephenate dehydratase, which translates to MPRQDRLLGRDAVSGSIGYLGPRGTFSEEALLDWLGAHQVDRTRAYPSIAACFAAVVAGEVDEALVPIENAIEGGVSQTLDELIANHGRVVIRGEVIHAIRHQLIGAPGEPLDSATRVLSHPQASAQCGRWLRANLPEVPVDPAHSTAEAVQVAVLAHNGTVAVGNRRSAQIYGGEIIAEDIMDAADNRTRFAMVGTEEVASDAHGPWSTSIICSIVKDRPGALLSILQEFALRAINLTRLESRPARTGLGHYVFFIDAEGNRHRDLPLQAALTAIDEGGIAAVTPLGCYPTADRSPR; encoded by the coding sequence ATACCCCGTCAAGATCGTCTTCTAGGCCGTGACGCGGTGAGCGGATCGATCGGATACCTGGGCCCCCGGGGCACCTTCTCGGAGGAGGCGCTGCTCGACTGGCTGGGCGCCCATCAGGTGGATCGCACGCGGGCGTACCCGAGCATCGCCGCGTGCTTCGCCGCGGTCGTCGCAGGCGAGGTGGATGAGGCCCTGGTGCCCATCGAGAACGCCATCGAGGGCGGCGTGAGCCAGACGCTCGACGAGCTCATCGCCAACCACGGCCGTGTGGTCATCCGCGGCGAGGTGATCCACGCGATCCGCCACCAGCTCATCGGTGCCCCGGGCGAGCCCCTTGATTCGGCCACCCGCGTGCTGAGCCATCCGCAGGCGAGCGCCCAGTGCGGCAGGTGGCTCAGGGCCAACCTCCCGGAGGTGCCGGTTGACCCCGCCCACTCCACGGCCGAGGCGGTGCAGGTGGCGGTGCTCGCCCACAACGGCACGGTGGCCGTGGGCAACCGGCGCTCGGCCCAGATCTATGGCGGGGAGATCATTGCCGAGGACATCATGGACGCCGCGGACAACCGCACGCGGTTCGCGATGGTGGGCACCGAGGAGGTGGCCTCCGACGCGCACGGGCCGTGGTCCACCTCGATCATCTGCTCAATCGTGAAGGACCGCCCCGGCGCGCTGCTGTCGATCCTGCAGGAGTTCGCCCTGCGGGCGATCAACCTCACGCGCCTCGAGAGCCGCCCTGCGCGCACCGGGCTGGGCCACTACGTGTTCTTCATCGACGCCGAGGGCAACCGCCACCGGGACCTCCCGCTGCAGGCCGCCCTCACCGCGATCGACGAGGGCGGTATCGCGGCGGTCACCCCGCTCGGCTGTTACCCCACCGCCGACCGCTCGCCCCGGTAA
- a CDS encoding serine/threonine protein kinase gives MPITGPRHAPTRTQAHARVLGRYDLMEVIGRGATSRVYRALDRATGREVAVKEIPIDLGLELRVAAEIRAAARLEHPGMVRMLDWGEDAESLYLVSELVDGPSLERVYADAPPGDRATAEMVADVLEALDHAHERGVIHRDIKPANILVDDRGHAMVTDLGVARLSGETGMTQTGGVVGTMAYMAPEQATGEQVTGAADVWAATLVLYEGLTGRNPLLGGSPADTARRAALGEIPPIRNLRPDLPTRLAKAIDAGLARHPDARPDAHRMAQIVREEARALPEGRGRRAVALISGPMPMILSGVGAGLLGGLIAERGFSTGALGTAGIALIAGAIGAWRAPLAAAGLIVLAGAATATAAPALTGIALVIGLLLLLTGARFGRLVLLPALAPVLAMFGMLPAYALLAGSVRTTAARIWTAITGVITLLLWQVMAGANAFVFTGWEVNGAWDSLQGVTSPQAAGEALIAPITAHPQALVGCLTMIAAALTWPLVIGAPDRRRVVAGVMWAAGLTMAAGLLGGGGLEAVGAVLPSAILAMAWAARPWRAFMRDGAGRSASLTGTAG, from the coding sequence ATGCCCATCACCGGACCACGCCATGCACCCACGCGCACCCAGGCGCATGCCCGCGTGCTCGGACGCTACGACCTCATGGAGGTCATCGGGCGGGGTGCCACATCGCGCGTGTACCGGGCCCTCGACAGGGCCACGGGGCGCGAGGTCGCGGTGAAGGAGATCCCCATCGATCTGGGCCTCGAGCTGCGCGTGGCAGCCGAGATCCGCGCCGCCGCGCGCCTGGAGCACCCCGGCATGGTGCGCATGCTCGACTGGGGCGAGGACGCCGAGTCGCTGTACCTGGTGAGCGAGCTGGTGGATGGGCCGTCGCTCGAGCGCGTGTACGCCGACGCGCCCCCCGGCGATCGCGCCACGGCCGAGATGGTGGCCGACGTGCTCGAAGCCCTCGACCACGCGCATGAGCGCGGGGTGATCCACCGCGACATCAAGCCTGCGAACATCCTGGTGGACGACCGCGGGCACGCGATGGTGACCGACCTCGGGGTGGCCCGCTTGTCGGGCGAGACCGGCATGACCCAGACCGGCGGCGTGGTGGGCACCATGGCCTACATGGCGCCGGAGCAGGCCACCGGCGAGCAGGTGACCGGCGCGGCAGACGTCTGGGCCGCCACGTTGGTGCTCTACGAGGGGCTGACCGGGCGCAACCCGCTCCTCGGCGGGAGCCCCGCCGACACCGCGCGGCGTGCCGCCCTGGGCGAGATCCCGCCCATCCGCAACCTCCGGCCCGATCTGCCCACCCGCCTGGCCAAGGCCATCGACGCGGGCCTGGCGCGGCACCCGGATGCGCGTCCCGACGCCCACCGCATGGCGCAGATCGTGCGGGAGGAGGCCCGGGCGCTGCCCGAAGGCCGCGGACGCCGGGCCGTGGCGCTGATCTCGGGCCCGATGCCCATGATCCTCTCGGGCGTGGGCGCGGGCCTGCTGGGCGGCCTCATCGCCGAGCGGGGGTTCTCGACCGGCGCCCTCGGCACCGCGGGAATCGCGCTCATCGCCGGGGCCATCGGCGCCTGGCGCGCACCGCTGGCGGCGGCCGGTCTCATCGTGCTGGCGGGCGCCGCCACGGCCACCGCGGCTCCCGCGCTCACGGGCATCGCCCTGGTCATCGGGCTGCTTTTGCTGCTCACGGGGGCGCGCTTCGGGCGGTTGGTGTTGCTGCCCGCCCTCGCGCCCGTGCTCGCGATGTTCGGCATGTTGCCCGCGTATGCCCTGCTCGCCGGATCGGTTCGCACCACGGCAGCACGAATCTGGACGGCCATCACGGGCGTGATCACCCTGCTGCTCTGGCAGGTGATGGCGGGAGCGAATGCCTTCGTGTTCACCGGCTGGGAGGTGAACGGCGCCTGGGATTCGCTGCAGGGGGTGACATCACCGCAGGCAGCGGGCGAGGCCCTGATCGCGCCGATTACGGCGCATCCGCAGGCCCTGGTGGGCTGCCTGACCATGATCGCGGCGGCCCTCACATGGCCGCTGGTCATCGGCGCGCCCGACCGGCGGCGCGTGGTGGCGGGTGTCATGTGGGCCGCCGGGCTCACCATGGCCGCGGGCCTGCTGGGCGGCGGCGGCCTCGAGGCGGTCGGCGCCGTGCTGCCCTCGGCTATCCTCGCCATGGCATGGGCTGCCCGGCCTTGGCGCGCATTCATGCGCGACGGCGCGGGCCGATCGGCCTCTCTCACCGGCACGGCGGGCTAG
- a CDS encoding DUF2662 domain-containing protein, translated as MALRNIEQKIEGMVEKTFGRMFRSSLQPVELARRLAREMEDHKTVSVSRVYVPNQYTVYLSPADRRQFSSYESALVVELGSYLEAHARSEGLSLLSMPRIRLETDTDLRPGEFGIACRMVDPGRPGAEPADAAPEAAAAAAAAVGAAVPPAADEVPAEPVMPVEPVEPLPNEALAAVSGTQVLSPEQARAAGLVREHVTLYVAGQPFRISQKVTTMGRSRDCDIVVPDANVSRVHAELRHEGLEYVLVDLGSTNGVEVNGRRVLRHNLRDGDRVSLGGAEVVVERR; from the coding sequence ATGGCGCTACGGAACATCGAGCAGAAGATCGAGGGCATGGTCGAGAAGACGTTCGGCCGCATGTTCCGCAGCAGCCTGCAGCCGGTGGAGCTCGCGCGAAGGCTGGCGCGTGAGATGGAGGATCACAAGACCGTTTCGGTATCGCGGGTGTACGTGCCCAACCAGTACACCGTGTACCTCTCCCCGGCCGACCGACGCCAATTCTCAAGCTACGAGTCAGCGCTGGTGGTGGAGCTCGGGTCGTACCTCGAGGCCCACGCGCGCAGCGAGGGCCTTTCGCTGCTCTCGATGCCGCGTATCCGCCTGGAGACCGACACCGACCTGCGCCCCGGCGAGTTCGGCATTGCCTGCCGGATGGTGGACCCGGGCCGCCCGGGCGCCGAGCCGGCGGATGCCGCCCCCGAGGCTGCGGCTGCTGCTGCGGCTGCTGTCGGTGCCGCGGTGCCGCCCGCAGCAGATGAGGTGCCGGCCGAGCCGGTGATGCCCGTCGAGCCCGTCGAGCCGCTTCCCAACGAGGCCCTGGCCGCCGTGAGCGGCACGCAGGTGCTCTCGCCGGAGCAGGCGCGCGCGGCAGGGCTGGTGCGCGAGCACGTGACCCTGTACGTGGCAGGACAGCCTTTCCGCATCAGCCAGAAGGTCACGACGATGGGCCGCAGCCGCGACTGCGACATCGTGGTTCCCGACGCCAACGTGAGCCGCGTGCACGCCGAGTTGCGCCACGAGGGGCTCGAATACGTGCTGGTGGACCTCGGCTCGACCAATGGGGTCGAGGTGAACGGGCGCAGGGTGCTGCGCCACAACCTCCGCGACGGCGACCGGGTGAGCCTCGGTGGCGCCGAAGTGGTGGTCGAGCGACGATAG
- a CDS encoding FHA domain-containing protein, whose translation MTETGLIIGQAVFLLLLYLFIAFVVRASTRALKSSELEMTPPNQPEPPAPAPMPAAPAAPTEVVGAAIVGSAAAAAQQQAGPRWGTRKARPEPPLSEAARPEVVHAAAAAEPHLVVNRSSSLPVGTTYDVAGGATIGRSRGSRIPITDQFISTSHARVFRKGHFWFVEDLGSLNGTYVNGHRISGEQQLHLRDEIRVGETVLRWEE comes from the coding sequence GTGACAGAGACGGGGCTCATCATCGGGCAGGCCGTCTTCCTCCTGCTCCTCTACCTGTTCATCGCCTTCGTGGTCCGCGCGTCCACGCGCGCCCTGAAGTCGTCGGAGCTCGAGATGACGCCGCCGAACCAGCCGGAGCCGCCGGCACCCGCGCCCATGCCGGCGGCGCCCGCAGCCCCCACCGAGGTGGTGGGCGCAGCCATCGTGGGCTCGGCTGCCGCGGCAGCGCAGCAGCAGGCCGGGCCGCGCTGGGGCACGCGCAAGGCACGGCCGGAGCCGCCGCTGTCGGAGGCCGCCAGGCCCGAGGTGGTGCATGCCGCCGCGGCCGCCGAGCCCCACCTGGTGGTGAACCGCTCGAGCTCGCTGCCGGTGGGCACCACCTACGACGTGGCGGGCGGCGCCACCATCGGGCGCTCGCGCGGCAGCCGCATCCCCATCACCGACCAGTTCATATCCACCAGCCACGCCCGCGTGTTCCGCAAGGGGCACTTCTGGTTCGTGGAAGACCTGGGGTCGCTCAACGGCACGTACGTGAACGGGCATCGCATATCGGGGGAGCAGCAGTTGCACCTGCGCGATGAGATCCGCGTGGGCGAGACCGTGCTGAGGTGGGAGGAGTGA
- a CDS encoding Stp1/IreP family PP2C-type Ser/Thr phosphatase translates to MGGVSGRSDLALIELASASDVGRVRSDNQDRDLLAPPLIAVADGMGGHLGGGTAAGMAVEALRGVGSTTDPTALLAALKEANRAIARAAADDPDLAGMGTTATAALLEGGILYLVHVGDSRAYLIRGGRIIQVTQDHSVVAEMVRRGALSANAADSHPARHVITRALGVDADIDIDALRVDLEAGDVVLLCTDGLSGPVADADILELVESAPTLEQAVEQLVQRANAAGGPDNVTVVLARVDAVTREAAATG, encoded by the coding sequence GTGGGAGGAGTGAGCGGCAGATCCGACCTGGCGCTCATCGAGCTGGCGTCCGCGTCGGACGTGGGCCGGGTGCGATCGGACAACCAGGATCGCGACCTTCTGGCGCCGCCGCTCATCGCCGTGGCCGACGGCATGGGTGGCCACCTGGGGGGCGGCACCGCCGCAGGCATGGCCGTGGAGGCCCTGCGCGGCGTGGGATCCACCACCGACCCCACCGCGCTGCTCGCGGCGCTGAAGGAGGCCAACCGGGCCATCGCACGGGCCGCCGCGGACGACCCCGACCTCGCCGGCATGGGAACCACCGCGACGGCCGCGCTGCTGGAAGGCGGCATTCTGTACCTCGTGCATGTCGGCGACTCCCGCGCATACCTGATCCGTGGCGGGCGGATCATCCAGGTGACGCAGGACCACTCGGTCGTGGCCGAGATGGTGCGGCGCGGCGCGCTGTCGGCCAACGCCGCCGACAGCCACCCCGCACGGCACGTGATCACCCGGGCGCTGGGCGTGGACGCGGACATCGACATCGACGCCCTGCGCGTGGACCTGGAGGCCGGCGACGTGGTGCTGCTGTGCACCGACGGCCTCTCGGGTCCGGTTGCCGATGCCGACATCCTCGAGCTGGTGGAGTCCGCGCCGACGCTCGAGCAGGCCGTGGAGCAGCTGGTGCAGCGGGCCAACGCCGCGGGTGGCCCGGACAACGTGACGGTGGTGCTGGCCCGCGTGGACGCCGTCACCCGGGAGGCGGCGGCCACGGGATGA